CGATGATCAGGCCCACCGCCGACACTGAATGCACCAGTAACGCCAGCCGAATCAGCGGGATGGGAAAGGCACCGGCGAAGTAAGGACGCCAGATGACAATACCACTCGCCAGCAACAGCAGCAGACTGATAATAGCAGCCCAGAATACACACTTCTGCCCGAAATTATAGCGGCCGGTATCGCCGACCTCCTCATTCATGGCGATTTTATGGATATTCTTTGCCCACAACAGATCGTCGCGGTTAACCAGGTTGTGTTTCCAGTAGCGCAGAAACATCAGCATAAAGGCGAGAAACATCGCCACGCCGACAAAGGGGTGCAGGATGCGCGCCAGCTGCGGCGTGCCCAGCACATTCATCAACCAGTTAAACGACGGGAAGAAAAACCCCAGGCCGCTGAGGGCGGCGAACACGAAGCAGAACGCCACAATCCAGTGGTTGATGCGTTCCGGCGCGCTGTAGCGCACAATCAGGTCGCGCTTCTTCATGATTTACGCTCCTCTTTCTCCTGCTGATCTTCATCCTCGTCATCGCTGACGCGGTTTGGACCGACGCCCACATAGTGGAACACCGAGGCGGCGAAGGTGGCCGCGAAGCCAATGGCCGCCAGCGGTTTCCAGATGCCTTTCCAGAAGGTTACCGCCGGGCTGATGGACGGGTTGTCCGGCAGCCCGTGGTAAAGCTGCGGCTTGTTAGCGTGGTGCAGCACATACATAACGTGCGTGCCGCCGACGCCCGCCGGATCGTAGAGACCGGCGTTTTCATAGCCGCGCGTCTTCAGCTCGTCGACGCGGCCCGCCGCCAGCTGCTGCATATCCGCTTTGCTGCCGAAGTGGATAGCGCCGGTCGGACAGGTTTTCACGCACGCCGGCTCCTGGCCGACGTTAACGCGATCGACGCAGAGGGTGCATTTATAGACGCGGTTGTCGTCCT
This DNA window, taken from Mixta gaviniae, encodes the following:
- the fdoI gene encoding formate dehydrogenase cytochrome b556 subunit, translated to MKKRDLIVRYSAPERINHWIVAFCFVFAALSGLGFFFPSFNWLMNVLGTPQLARILHPFVGVAMFLAFMLMFLRYWKHNLVNRDDLLWAKNIHKIAMNEEVGDTGRYNFGQKCVFWAAIISLLLLLASGIVIWRPYFAGAFPIPLIRLALLVHSVSAVGLIIVIMVHIYAALWVKGTLTAMVEGWVTPIWAKKHHPRWYRAVREQQSQPTQQDKRP